A genomic segment from Spinacia oleracea cultivar Varoflay chromosome 3, BTI_SOV_V1, whole genome shotgun sequence encodes:
- the LOC110784149 gene encoding receptor-like protein EIX2, with protein sequence MLAKIISGEIPTFNVQGLRILRLRNNKLEGSIPEELCSLSNLQILDLGHNYLTGTIPSCLSNLTQMNFGDRLEDFPYEDDVNEVIKGIEREYTTTLGYMVNIDFSCNKLIGSIPEEITNLSYLLSVNLSYNQLSGQIPGRIGGLKSLESLDLSRNKLQGTIPTSMGVIYSLEFLDLSYNNLSGQIPTGSQLQTFTNSSYIDNPHLCGYPLSKKCKGDNDSPNGTSGAQHNEDAESEDKRETMWFYLVVMSGFGTGFWCVVGTLFLKKS encoded by the coding sequence ATGTTGGCGAAAATAATCTCAGGTGAGATACCAACATTCAATGTTCAAGGCTTGCGAATACTTCGGCTGAGAAATAATAAACTCGAAGGCAGTATCCCCGAGGAGTTGTGCTCATTGTCTAACCTACAAATCTTGGACCTTGGCCATAATTATTTAACTGGAACAATTCCTTCCTGTCTGAGCAACCTCACACAGATGAATTTCGGTGATCGTCTAGAAGACTTTCCTTACGAGGATGACGTCAATGAGGTTATCAAGGGAATAGAGCGTGAATATACAACCACCTTAGGGTACATGGTGAACATCGACTTTTCATGCAACAAACTAATTGGTAGCATTCCTGAGGAGATCACAAATCTCTCTTATTTGCTCAGCGTGAACTTATCTTACAATCAATTATCAGGACAAATCCCTGGTAGAATAGGTGGTTTGAAATCCTTGGAATCTCTTGATTTATCAAGGAATAAACTCCAGGGAACAATCCCAACAAGCATGGGTGTCATATACTCGTTGGAGTTCCTTGACTTATCCTACAACAATCTTTCTGGTCAAATCCCAACTGGAAGCCAGTTGCAAACCTTCACCAACTCTTCCTACATAGATAATCCACATCTTTGTGGATACCCACTTTCCAAGAAATGCAAAGGCGATAATGACTCACCAAATGGTACGTCAGGGGCTCAACACAACGAAGATGCAGAAAGTGAGGACAAGCGTGAGACAATGTGGTTCTACCTGGTTGTGATGTCAGGATTTGGTACCGGGTTTTGGTGTGTTGTTGGGACTTTATTTCTGAAAAAGAGTTAG
- the LOC110784190 gene encoding sugar carrier protein C-like: MAGGIIVDGEKVGKDYPGKLTGYVFLSCLLAAAGGLIFGYDIGISGGVTSMPMFLEKFFPSVYRQQMADSGTNQYCKFNSVKLTMFTSSLYLAALVASIVASTVTRKWGRKRSMFAGGLLFLVGAVVNAAAQNVAMLIIGRILLGFGIGFANQSVPVFLSEMAPYKHRGALNMMFQLTITIGILIANLLNYVFAKVDHIGWRLSLGGAMVPALIILVGSLILPETPNSLIEQGKPDEAKKQLLKIRGVDNVDAEFQDLVTASDASKKVEDPWKSLLKDRQYRPPLIFAFAIPMFQQLTGINVIMFYAPVLFKTIGFANDASLMSAVITGGVNVVATLVSIYGVDKWGRRSLFLQGGIQMLILQILVAIFIGWQFGVTGDATNLPQWYAIVVVLFICIYVAGFAWSWGPLGWLVPSEIFPLEVRSAAQSINVSVNMIFTFIIAQAFLPMLCALKFGLFIFFAFFVVIMTIFIYFLLPETKNVPIEEMNLVWKSHKFWGHFIPEQVVTPEMPVLKA, from the exons atggCGGGTGGAATAATTGTTGATGGTGAAAAAGTCGGTAAAGACTATCCAGGAAAACTAACTGGTTACGTCTTTTTGAGTTGTCTTCTTGCGGCGGCTGGAGGTTTGATCTTTGGTTATGACATCGGAATTTCag GTGGAGTTACATCAATGCCGATGTTTTTGGAGAAATTCTTCCCATCTGTTTACAGACAACAGATGGCTGATTCGGGAACGAACCAGTACTGTAAATTCAATAGCGTTAAATTAACCATGTTCACATCCTCTTTATACTTGGCTGCATTAGTAGCTTCTATTGTGGCATCTACTGTGACCAGAAAGTGGGGCCGTAAGCGATCCATGTTTGCTGGAGGTCTCCTCTTCCTTGTTGGTGCCGTTGTTAATGCCGCTGCTCAAAACGTTGCCATGCTTATCATTGGCCGTATACTTCTTGGTTTTGGCATTGGCTTTGCTAATCAG TCAGTACCTGTGTTTCTCTCAGAGATGGCACCTTACAAGCACCGTGGTGCGCTAAACATGATGTTTCAACTGACAATCACAATAGGAATCTTGATAGCCAATCTCCTTAACTACGTATTTGCCAAAGTTGACCACATTGGATGGAGGTTGAGTCTCGGGGGAGCTATGGTTCCTGCTCTCATTATCCTTGTTGGTTCTTTAATCCTTCCCGAAACCCCCAACTCCCTCATTGAACAAGGCAAACCCGATGAAGCTAAGAAACAACTGTTAAAAATCCGAGGGGTTGACAATGTTGACGCCGAATTCCAAGACCTAGTTACAGCTAGTGACGCCTCTAAGAAGGTGGAAGACCCTTGGAAAAGCCTCTTAAAAGACAGACAGTATAGGCCTCCTCTCATCTTCGCCTTTGCAATTCCAATGTTTCAACAACTTACCGGAATTAATGTGATCATGTTCTACGCACCGGttttgtttaaaacaattggatTCGCAAATGACGCCTCCCTCATGTCGGCTGTTATTACCGGTGGCGTTAACGTTGTTGCTACTTTGGTCTCCATTTACGGTGTTGATAAGTGGGGAAGGCGATCTCTCTTCCTTCAAGGTGGCATTCAAATGCTCATTCTCCAG ATCTTGGTAGCAATATTTATCGGATGGCAATTTGGGGTGACAGGAGATGCAACAAATTTGCCACAATGGTATGCAATTGTAGTTGTATTGTTTATATGCATCTACGTAGCTGGATTCGCATGGTCATGGGGACCTCTAGGGTGGCTAGTCCCAAGTGAAATCTTCCCTCTCGAAGTCCGATCTGCTGCACAGAGTATCAACGTATCGGTCAACATGATATTTACCTTTATTATAGCTCAAGCTTTCCTCCCAATGTTATGTGCCTTAAAGTTCGGACTCTTCATCTTCTTCGCCTTCTTCGTCGTGATTATGACTATATTCATCTACTTCTTGTTGCCCGAGACCAAGAATGTGCCTATTGAAGAGATGAATCTTGTCTGGAAAAGCCACAAGTTTTGGGGTCATTTCATTCCTGAGCAGGTTGTTACTCCCGAGATGCCCGTACTTAAGGCGTAA
- the LOC110784147 gene encoding mitogen-activated protein kinase kinase kinase YODA: MPSWWGKSSSKDAKKKTGDETILDAIRRKFRNSSDVKLDSRSGASRRHCIDTVSERGAQSRAESRSPSPSKVSKHVGRCQSFAERPHAQPLPLPGLHPANVSRTDSGISLSSKPRTEKSSKSSLFLPLPRPSCIRSRADPAELDSDVVTNSVSSASSIESDDLTESRLRSPQAFDLDIGARTAAGSPSSVVLKDQATKAAQNDYVEAQKPVSLPLSNQSTTASPRRRRPLGNHVPNLLVPPHGAFCSAPDSSMSSPSRSPLRTPNSEQILNAAFWASKPYPDVTLLGSGHCSSPGSGQNSGHNSMGGDISGQLFWQQPSRGSPEYSPIPSPRMTSPGPSSRVQSGAVTPIHPRAAGSGSDMHASWGDDGKQQSHRLPLPPVTIPSPSPFSHGNSAATSPSVPRSPARAENLPSPTSRWKKGRLLGRGTFGHVYLGFNSETGEMCAMKEVTLFSDDPKSKESAKQLQQEIALLSRLRHPNIVQYYGSETVGDRLYIYLEFVSGGSIYKLLQEYGQLGELAIRSYTQQILSGLAFLHGKNTVHRDIKGANLLVDPNGRVKLADFGMAKHITGQSCPLSFKGSPYWMAPEVIKNSNGCNLAVDIWSLGCTVLEMATTKPPWSQYEGVAAMFKIGNSKELPAIPDHLSDEGKSFVKLCLQRDPQQRLSAAQLLEHPFVKNTAPLVRPIPSPEPADTPIPINILNGTRSLGVGVERNLSSLDSERLAVHSSRVSPARPRSSEYYIPRNISCPVSPIGSPLLNPRSPQHLNGMMSPSPISSPRTTSGSSTPLTGVSGAIPFHHSQSQQSLYMQEGFGTLPKSPNSVFQNAPCYHDPNPNILRGMQSGSGPHAITLVSPKNGNHVKQVERERSCQGGDPCNGRTILVDRVSKQLLREHVKQQNPSVEFSPRSTLPSRTHHGL; the protein is encoded by the exons ATGCCTTCATGGTGGGGGAAGTCATCATCTAAAGACGCAAAGAAAAAAACTGGCGATGAAACAATCCTTGACGCAATAAGGCGAAAATTCAGAAACTCATCTGATGTGAAATTAGATAGTAGATCAGGAGCATCTCGTAGGCATTGCATTGACACAGTTTCGGAGAGAGGTGCTCAATCTAGGGCGGAGTCCAGATCCCCTTCTCCGTCGAAAGTATCCAAGCATGTCGGAAGGTGTCAAAGTTTTGCTGAAAGGCCTCATGCGCAGCCACTTCCCCTTCCTGGTCTGCATCCTGCCAATGTAAGTCGCACTGATTCTGGAATCAGTTTATCGTCAAAACCGAGAACAGAAAAGAGCTCCAAGTCATCATTATTTCTCCCTCTTCCAAGACCTTCCTGCATTAGGAGCAGGGCAGATCCTGCAGAGTTGGACAGTGATGTTGTTACTAATTCCGTTTCGAGTGCAAGCTCAATAGAAAGTGATGATCTTACTGAGTCCCGGCTGCGTAGTCCCCAAGCATTTGACCTTGATATTGGGGCAAGAACTGCTGCTGGAAGCCCTTCTAG TGTGGTACTCAAGGATCAGGCAACCAAAGCTGCTCAAAATGATTATGTAGAAGCACAAAAACCTGTTAGCCTTCCATTAAGCAATCAAAGTACTACTGCCTCCCCAAGAAGAAGAAGGCCTCTGGGCAATCATGTGCCCAATTTGCTGGTACCTCCACATGGTGCTTTTTGCAGTGCTCCCGACAGCTCGATGTCTAGCCCCTCCAGAAGTCCACTGAGAACACCCAACTCTGAGCAAATTTTGAATGCTGCCTTCTGGGCTAGTAAACCTTACCCTGACGTGACTTTACTTGGATCTGGTCACTGCTCTAGTCCAGGTTCAGGCCAAAACTCTGGCCACAATTCTATGGGAGGGGATATCTCAGGACAGCTATTTTGGCAACAACCAAGCAGAGGTAGTCCAGAGTATTCTCCAATACCTAGTCCCAGAATGACTAGCCCTGGGCCAAGCTCTAGAGTTCAAAGTGGTGCTGTGACTCCTATTCATCCTAGAGCTGCAGGTTCCGGCTCCGATATGCATGCAAGCTGGGGTGATGATGGAAAACAGCAGAGTCATCGTTTGCCTCTTCCTCCTGTTACCATTCCAAGTCCTTCTCCGTTCTCTCATGGGAATTCAGCAGCAACATCTCCCTCTGTTCCAAGAAGCCCAGCTAGAGCAGAGAATCTTCCGAGCCCCACCTCACGCTGGAAGAAAGGGAGGTTGCTTGGTCGAGGAACATTTGGACACGTCTATCTTGGGTTTAATAG TGAAACGGGTGAAATGTGCGCCATGAAGGAGGTCACACTTTTTTCTGATGATCCAAAGTCGAAGGAAAGTGCTAAGCAGCTTCAACAG GAAATTGCTTTGTTGAGCCGCCTACGTCATCCAAATATTGTGCAGTATTATGGTTCAGAAACT GTTGGTGATAGACTATACATATACTTAGAATTCGTGTCTGGTGGGTCTATTTATAAGCTTCTTCAAGAATATGGACAGCTTGGTGAACTTGCAATACGTAGTTATACCCAACAAATACTCTCCGGGCTTGCATTCCTTCATGGAAAAAACACTGTTCACAG GGATATCAAAGGTGCAAATTTACTTGTTGACCCCAATGGCCGTGTTAAGTTGGCAGATTTCGGTATGGCAAAGCAT ATTACCGGACAGTCATGTCCATTGTCATTTAAGGGAAGCCCCTACTGGATGGCACCGGAG GTTATTAAAAATTCAAATGGTTGCAACCTTGCTGTTGACATATGGAGCCTTGGTTGTACTGTCTTGGAAATGGCGACAACCAAACCACCATGGAGCCAGTATGAAGGG GTTGCTGCTATGTTCAAAATAGGCAACAGCAAAGAATTACCAGCTATTCCCGATCATCTATCTGATGAAGGAAAAAGTTTTGTGAAGCTATGTCTGCAGCGAGATCCACAACAGCGCCTTTCTGCAGCTCAACTGCTTGAACACCCATTTGTCAAGAATACTGCTCCGCTAGTGAGGCCTATACCAAGTCCCGAGCCAGCTGATACTCCAATTCCAATTAATATTCTAAATGGGACGAGGTCTTTG GGGGTGGGAGTTGAGAGGAACCTTTCCAGCTTGGACTCTGAAAGACTTGCTGTTCATTCATCCAGGGTTTCACCTGCTCGACCTCGCTCCAG CGAGTATTACATTCCGCGGAACATATCTTGTCCTGTCTCACCAATTGGCAGCCCACTGTTGAATCCAAGGTCACCTCAACACCTAAACGGTATGATGTCACCTTCTCCTATATCGAGCCCCCGAACCACATCTGGCTCATCAACACCCCTTACTGGTGTTAGTGGTGCTATTCCATTTCATCACTCACAGTCACAGCAGTCTCTTTACATGCAAGAGGGTTTCGGAACCTTGCCTAAATCTCCAAACAGTGTTTTCCAGAATGCGCCCTGTTACCATGACCCGAACCCAAATATTCTTCGAGGGATGCAATCTGGATCTGGACCCCATGCTATAACATTAGTGAGTCCCAAAAATGGAAACCATGTAAAACAGGTCGAAAGAGAAAGATCGTGTCAAGGGGGGGACCCTTGTAATGGACGCACCATATTGGTTGATCGTGTATCCAAACAGCTATTACGGGAGCATGTAAAGCAGCAAAATCCTTCCGTTGAATTTAGTCCCCGCTCCACATTGCCTAGTCGGACCCACCATGGCCTCTAG